Proteins from a genomic interval of Paenibacillus sp. FSL R5-0623:
- a CDS encoding glycoside hydrolase family 25 protein: protein MQTRSSGNTQGIDVSRYQGNIDWVKVKASGMTFVFIKATEGQTYTDPNYQKNVTGALAAGMLVGTYHFFRATSTDGAKAEAAHYANTLNKVGGAKALQLPPVMDYENNPGNLSKAQMNTVAKAFLTELQRLTGVKPIIYTGNSFAGNFDTSLSSYDLWIARYSNTRVPDDQLAWKRWTFWQYTDSGKVNGISGNVDMNEFEGTAAQLRARYAAATPKPPEPSNPTNPSHPNPPTEPPKGGEPMTAEEKAAFDALKSQVDKLQARQQMEVPVWAKAAVDAALAYDTKNPLFSIDNGASYDFYRFITVMHRRGLFKK, encoded by the coding sequence ATGCAAACCAGAAGCTCAGGCAACACACAGGGCATTGACGTCTCCCGATACCAGGGCAATATTGACTGGGTCAAGGTGAAGGCAAGTGGCATGACATTTGTATTCATCAAGGCAACCGAGGGACAGACGTATACCGATCCAAATTACCAGAAAAATGTAACAGGCGCACTGGCGGCGGGCATGCTGGTCGGAACGTACCATTTCTTCCGCGCGACATCTACCGATGGTGCCAAGGCAGAAGCGGCACATTACGCCAATACACTTAACAAAGTTGGAGGCGCCAAGGCGTTACAACTGCCACCCGTCATGGACTACGAGAACAACCCTGGCAACTTGAGCAAAGCGCAGATGAATACGGTTGCTAAAGCTTTTTTAACCGAATTACAACGTCTGACAGGTGTAAAACCGATCATATACACGGGCAATTCATTTGCTGGGAATTTTGACACATCACTCAGCTCATACGATCTGTGGATCGCGCGTTACAGCAACACCCGTGTACCGGACGACCAGCTGGCATGGAAGCGTTGGACGTTCTGGCAGTATACGGATTCGGGTAAGGTGAATGGCATTAGTGGCAACGTGGATATGAATGAATTCGAGGGAACAGCGGCACAGCTCAGAGCAAGATATGCAGCAGCCACTCCAAAACCACCGGAGCCATCCAATCCGACGAATCCAAGTCATCCGAATCCACCAACCGAACCACCGAAAGGGGGCGAACCGATGACAGCCGAAGAGAAAGCAGCGTTTGATGCGCTCAAATCCCAAGTCGACAAACTGCAGGCGCGTCAGCAAATGGAAGTTCCAGTATGGGCAAAAGCAGCTGTGGATGCAGCGCTGGCATATGACACCAAAAATCCATTGTTCAGCATCGATAATGGGGCGAGTTATGATTTTTACCGTTTTATTACCGTGATGCATCGCAGAGGTTTGTTTAAAAAGTGA
- a CDS encoding DUF2634 domain-containing protein has protein sequence MIPQGAQISAEDQEEAAVLPSLTYVFQASGQRIGRLQLDGKDAVKQAVYKVLSTRRYEHLIYSSDYGMEWSWEGMAGRSMVESELERWIREALLPDDRISDVTEFDFVHEADGVRVSFTVETDFGSFREETEVNMDV, from the coding sequence ATGATTCCACAGGGTGCGCAGATTAGCGCAGAAGATCAGGAAGAAGCTGCTGTGCTTCCAAGTCTTACTTATGTATTTCAAGCTTCGGGACAGCGAATTGGAAGGCTGCAACTGGATGGAAAAGATGCGGTAAAACAGGCGGTGTATAAAGTGTTGTCCACACGCCGCTACGAACATCTAATCTATTCTTCGGATTATGGTATGGAATGGTCCTGGGAAGGAATGGCCGGGAGATCCATGGTTGAATCGGAACTGGAACGCTGGATTCGCGAAGCATTGCTTCCGGATGATCGCATTTCGGATGTAACCGAGTTCGATTTTGTCCACGAGGCCGATGGAGTGCGTGTGTCTTTTACCGTGGAAACGGATTTTGGCAGCTTCAGGGAAGAGACGGAGGTGAACATGGATGTATGA
- a CDS encoding putative phage tail protein — protein sequence MSKAEVLMTLLPPLYENVLEMQLLTETEGVELDKLTVGLESVLDQFYPESATWALERYERDLQISTNQAKPDDQRRSVIISKMRGSGKVSGSMLKNVAQAYESGGIDVSVSPEEYLIRIRFIDTWGLPPNLDDLKAAIEDIKPAHMTVDYRLRYLTIAEVESMTLDEIEQTRQDKFAGGGA from the coding sequence ATGAGTAAAGCAGAGGTATTAATGACTCTTTTGCCCCCGTTGTATGAAAATGTGCTGGAGATGCAGCTTCTTACAGAGACCGAAGGTGTAGAGCTGGACAAGCTTACGGTGGGTTTGGAAAGTGTGCTGGACCAATTCTACCCGGAGTCTGCGACCTGGGCATTGGAACGTTATGAGCGGGATTTGCAGATTTCTACGAATCAAGCCAAGCCGGATGATCAGCGAAGATCCGTAATCATTTCGAAAATGCGTGGCAGCGGCAAAGTCTCTGGCTCGATGCTCAAGAACGTGGCGCAGGCCTATGAAAGTGGCGGAATTGATGTGTCCGTGTCGCCTGAGGAATACTTGATCCGAATCCGTTTCATCGACACATGGGGCTTACCGCCCAATCTGGACGATCTGAAGGCAGCGATTGAAGATATCAAACCGGCACATATGACCGTGGACTACCGTCTGCGGTATTTGACGATTGCTGAGGTTGAAAGCATGACGCTGGATGAGATTGAACAGACCCGACAGGATAAATTTGCAGGAGGTGGAGCTTAA
- a CDS encoding baseplate J/gp47 family protein, with product MYEEQTFEVILNRMLDRVPDGVDKREGSIIYDALAPAAVEMAQMYIELDVNANLKFADTASGEYLDRAVAWSGIRRKAATKARWVGSFRDNEGKPVEVPLESRFSTGDRVYVIVERIAAGRYVLECEVAGAEGNEYTGALLPIDYIAGLTTAELTQLLVPGEDEETDQALYDRYQDKVSRPVTSANKYQYELWARENSGVGKAKAFPLWDGPGTVKVALLNNEMQTPAEAVIKAVQEYIDPTQDGMGEGAAPIGPVVTVVGAEEVPIDVEVQVTLASGSTYEGVKTLIETGVTAYLKELAFADPLVRWTRIANVILDIPPVIDYSDLLVNGGMSNLEIAPGAVAVLGTVKVT from the coding sequence ATGTATGAAGAGCAGACGTTTGAAGTTATTTTAAACCGAATGCTGGACAGGGTACCGGATGGTGTGGATAAACGTGAAGGCAGCATTATCTATGATGCGCTTGCGCCAGCGGCAGTGGAAATGGCTCAGATGTATATCGAGCTGGATGTGAACGCCAATCTGAAGTTTGCAGATACAGCCTCTGGAGAGTACTTGGATCGCGCGGTGGCTTGGTCTGGTATTCGTCGGAAAGCGGCCACGAAGGCACGTTGGGTTGGGAGTTTTCGGGATAACGAAGGTAAGCCTGTTGAGGTTCCTTTGGAGAGTCGTTTTTCTACGGGGGATCGGGTGTACGTTATTGTGGAGCGCATCGCGGCAGGGCGATATGTGTTGGAATGTGAGGTCGCGGGAGCGGAAGGAAATGAATATACGGGGGCGCTGCTGCCTATCGATTATATTGCTGGCTTGACGACGGCTGAATTGACACAGTTGCTGGTTCCTGGCGAAGACGAGGAAACGGATCAGGCTTTATATGATCGTTATCAGGACAAAGTTTCTCGTCCGGTCACGAGTGCGAACAAATATCAGTACGAGCTATGGGCACGGGAAAACTCCGGTGTGGGCAAAGCAAAAGCTTTTCCACTGTGGGATGGTCCGGGTACTGTCAAAGTGGCATTGCTGAATAACGAAATGCAAACACCTGCTGAGGCGGTCATTAAGGCGGTGCAGGAATATATCGATCCAACCCAGGATGGAATGGGCGAAGGTGCTGCTCCAATCGGACCTGTGGTTACGGTGGTGGGGGCGGAAGAGGTACCTATTGATGTGGAGGTACAGGTCACGCTTGCTTCTGGTTCAACGTACGAGGGCGTGAAGACACTGATTGAAACGGGAGTTACGGCGTATCTGAAAGAACTGGCTTTTGCGGATCCGTTGGTTCGTTGGACACGTATTGCCAATGTAATTCTGGATATCCCGCCCGTGATCGATTATAGCGATCTGCTGGTGAATGGTGGTATGTCCAATCTGGAGATCGCCCCCGGCGCAGTAGCCGTTCTTGGGACGGTGAAGGTGACATGA
- a CDS encoding phage holin family protein, with the protein MERWDTLWKWGIALMSSSATYFFGGWSGVLGVLLVFVILDYLTGIAAAGMTGKLESNIGMFGIARKVFIFAMVSVAHLVDGVLGDGHLFRDAVAFFYIANELLSIIENGGKLGAPIPPVIRQAIEVLKGKGGISGNYTSDSRESFVQSDHEDVDQQIRDETK; encoded by the coding sequence ATGGAACGATGGGACACCTTATGGAAATGGGGAATTGCACTTATGAGCAGTTCAGCAACCTACTTCTTCGGAGGCTGGTCAGGCGTGCTCGGCGTACTACTCGTGTTCGTCATACTCGATTACCTAACCGGTATCGCTGCGGCGGGGATGACTGGCAAGTTAGAGAGTAATATCGGCATGTTCGGCATTGCGCGAAAAGTATTTATATTTGCAATGGTATCGGTGGCTCATCTGGTGGACGGTGTTCTGGGAGACGGACATTTGTTCAGGGATGCGGTCGCCTTTTTTTATATCGCTAATGAGTTGTTGTCGATTATCGAAAACGGGGGCAAGTTGGGCGCTCCAATTCCGCCTGTGATTCGGCAAGCCATTGAAGTGCTTAAGGGAAAAGGGGGGATCTCAGGTAACTATACTTCTGATTCCAGAGAATCTTTTGTACAGTCAGATCATGAGGACGTTGATCAACAGATTAGAGATGAAACGAAGTAA
- a CDS encoding phage portal protein, with the protein MSGLSMFFAQNAATDTTEEFTVSPRFKDEKGEPVAWKLRSMTEDENQECRKAATRKIKGKNGVYTPDIDANDYMARLMSASVVYPDLKNAELQRSYGVMGAESLLRKMLLPGEFASLGEQVQKLNGFNQDMNELVDDVKN; encoded by the coding sequence ATGAGTGGATTGAGTATGTTTTTTGCCCAAAATGCAGCAACAGATACAACGGAGGAGTTTACCGTATCCCCCCGATTTAAAGATGAGAAAGGCGAACCGGTTGCTTGGAAACTGCGCAGCATGACCGAGGACGAAAACCAGGAATGCCGCAAGGCAGCTACTCGCAAAATCAAGGGCAAGAACGGTGTCTACACACCCGACATCGATGCGAATGATTACATGGCTCGCCTGATGAGTGCAAGTGTAGTTTATCCCGATTTGAAAAACGCAGAACTCCAGCGGTCATACGGCGTGATGGGGGCGGAATCGCTTTTGCGGAAAATGCTATTGCCTGGGGAATTTGCTTCGCTTGGCGAACAGGTTCAGAAGCTGAACGGCTTCAATCAGGACATGAACGAGCTGGTGGATGACGTAAAAAACTAA
- a CDS encoding DUF2577 family protein, with amino-acid sequence MMLDVIKKAAVAAVDAKSPVQIMYGSVTNTQPLEITVEQRLALAEPFLVLPESVVNRAWTVGDHVLLLRVQGGDSFVVLDRLVNP; translated from the coding sequence ATGATGCTGGACGTGATTAAAAAGGCGGCGGTGGCCGCAGTAGATGCTAAGTCTCCCGTTCAGATAATGTACGGAAGCGTGACAAACACACAGCCTCTGGAGATTACCGTTGAACAACGGTTGGCATTGGCTGAGCCTTTTCTGGTACTGCCGGAATCCGTAGTGAACAGAGCTTGGACCGTGGGTGACCATGTCTTGTTGTTACGTGTTCAAGGTGGAGACAGCTTTGTCGTACTGGATCGGCTGGTGAATCCATGA
- a CDS encoding phage baseplate protein — protein sequence MEYYIQLSFNNRSEYMFFPVTPESIEFSDSGDGSSFNVSALGEINVIKSPKLREVSFSGIFPADYSPYHLNYDAGHPAIQKQFYRDPYEYVKKIIRWMQTGRPVRLFFSSARYTINMAVSIESFDWKETAGTVGDIQYDIKLKQFIFYAAKKVVPLKDSKDTAASKTKTKASRPNEKIQPKTVTLKAGDSLWSVAKAHLGDGSRWKELQKLNGIKDAQLKKLPIGLVIKLP from the coding sequence GTGGAATATTATATTCAACTAAGCTTCAATAACCGCTCTGAATACATGTTTTTCCCGGTGACACCAGAGAGCATTGAGTTTTCGGATTCGGGAGACGGGAGTTCGTTTAACGTGAGCGCTTTGGGTGAAATTAACGTGATCAAATCGCCAAAGCTGCGTGAAGTCAGTTTCAGCGGGATTTTTCCGGCAGACTACAGCCCGTATCATCTGAACTACGATGCAGGACATCCGGCAATTCAGAAGCAGTTTTACCGTGATCCCTATGAATATGTGAAAAAGATCATCCGCTGGATGCAGACGGGCAGACCCGTCAGACTGTTCTTTTCCAGTGCAAGGTACACCATTAATATGGCGGTTTCCATTGAGAGCTTCGACTGGAAGGAGACAGCGGGTACGGTGGGGGATATCCAGTATGATATCAAGCTGAAGCAGTTCATTTTTTATGCCGCCAAAAAAGTAGTGCCACTCAAGGACAGCAAGGATACGGCTGCTTCGAAAACAAAAACCAAAGCCTCCCGGCCCAATGAAAAAATTCAACCCAAGACCGTCACACTCAAAGCCGGAGACTCCTTGTGGTCTGTAGCTAAAGCCCATCTGGGAGATGGATCTCGCTGGAAAGAGTTGCAAAAGCTGAATGGCATCAAAGATGCACAACTCAAGAAGCTGCCGATTGGACTTGTGATCAAGCTTCCGTGA